A window of Clostridioides sp. ES-S-0010-02 genomic DNA:
GCTTGCCCACTTCTATTTCCAGTTCTACAGTATAAAATTATATCCTTATTTTTATCAAGTTCTCCCATTTTCTTTTCTGTGTCTTCTAGTGGTATATTGATAGCTTCTTTTAAATGTCCAGTTTCAAATTCTTTTGACTTTCTAGCATCTATTACTATAGAATCTTTATTTTCGCTTATTAACTTTAACATTTCAGGCGCAGTTATATCATTATATGTAACTAATTCATAATCAAAATCTTTCACACCTTCTACATTATAAACATCTTTAAATCCATTTTTTACTAATATTTCAGCAGCTTTTGCACTTTTTTTACCTGAGTTACAATACGCTAATATAGTTTTATCCTTATATCCTTCTAAATCACTTAATTTATCTTCTAAATCATCTACTGATATATTTATACCATTTATAATATGACCTTTAGCATAGTCCTCTGCACCTCTTACATCTAATATCAATAATTCTTTATTTTTCTTCATCATTTTTACAGCCTCTTCACCTGTGGCTTCTTTATAACTAGCCTTATCTTGACTTTGAGAAGATTCTTTTGGTTTTTCTGATTCTTTAGAATCACAACCAACTACACTCCCTAATGTTAATACTAAAGTTAAACCAATAGCTAAAACTTTAAATCTTTTACTAAATTTCATAAAATTACCCTCCAAATATTAAAAATATTCCCTTTTTTGATATAAAATCTTATTTTATTATAGTATTCGAATTCATTATAACAAAATTAAAATATATTTGATACTTATTTACTTGTTTACAGCCATAGTTTTTTTCTATAGTTCAACAGGAAAGAATAGAATTTTTCTTTGTTCCATAAACACATCTACCTTTTCATTTATTTCATATAAATTATTGTTGCTACTAGCTTTTAATACCGTTCCATCAATATCTACATCATAGTAAACTTTATCTCCTGCATATCTTTTTTTTAATATAGACCCTTGTCTTCCTACATCATTATCAATCGTTTTTAGGATTATACTTTCTTTTGGTATCATTAACTCTACATTATCTATATTTATATTTTTATATTTATCTAATTTAATAGAAATTATATCATTTACAAATTCTCCATTTCTTATATTTCCGATTAAATAATTTTTTTCTCCAAATATATTTGCAACTTCTTTACTTTTGGGATTTTCATAAAGATTATCAGGTGTGTCGAATTGTTTAACCTCACCATTTAACATAACTGCTATTCTATCACTCATCATTAACGCTTCTTCTTTGTCATGTGTTACTAATATCGTTGTTATCTTTAGATGTTTTTGTAATCCTAATACAAATTCCCTCATTTCATTGCGTAAATTAATATCTAAATTTGAAAATGGCTCATCTAATAACAGTACCTTTGGATTTATTGCTAAAGACCTTGCTATTGCAACACGTTGTTGTTGTCCTCCTGAGAGTTCGTTTGGATATTTATTTTCATATCCTTTTAACTTAACTAAATTTATAAGTTCGTTTACTCTACTTTTTCTTATATTCTTATTTATTTTTTTCATTTTAAGACCAAATTCTATATTTTCATATAAAGTCATATGTGGAAATAATAAATAATCTTGAAAAACTATTACAGTATCTCTTTTTCCTATAGGTATATCTAATACTGATTCATTATTTAAAAGTATATCTCCGCAATCAGGATGTAAAATACCAGCAATTAATTTTAGAGTAGTACTTTTTCCACAACCTGATGGACCTAAAAGAGAAACTATTTCTCCTTCTTTTATATCTAAATTCATATTGTTTAAAACTTTGATTTTGTTAAAACTCTTACATAAATTTATAAGTTTAACTGATGACAATTATTACACCTCCAATCGTACTAAAATAGCCTTGTATTTTGAATATGCTTATAGTTCTTTTTTACATTGTATTCTATTATTATCAAGATAAATAAACTTATTATTAAAAAGAGCATACTATACAAAGATGCGATTGTCCTGTCTCCACTTTGTATATATGGAAACATAATCATTGGATAAGTTATGACACTACCTCCCCCTATAAGAAGAGTCAAAAAATATTGACTAAAGGATATTATGAAAGACATACTTGATGCACCCAATATCCCTGGCAAAATCAAAGGGAAGGTTACATATCTAAATGTATTAAATCTACTTGCTCCAAGTACTTTCGCTTGTATTTCTAAATTATCACCTATTAATTTATAAACATCTGTTATTATTCGAACTGAATATGGTATACATGGAAGTATATTTATAATAATTACTCCCAAAATATTATTGGCCAGGCCTATTCTAATAAATGCTATATGTATGCCCATAGCAACAGATATTAGTGGAATTATAATTGGAGACAATATCAGTAACTCACAAAACCTTTTTCCTTTAAAATCGTATAGTGCTAACGCTTTAGATGCTGGTATACTTAATAAAATAGTAACTAAGACTACAGTTATTGATATTATAATACTTCTCAAAATGATATTCAGATTATTTATATCCAAAATATATCTAAATCCTCTTAATGAAAATTCCTTAGGTAAAAGATTTGGAAATGGCCATGTATTTACAACTCCCCATATTGACAATAATATTATAGGAGCTATAATAACTACAAACATGATATTAAGAATTATATTAAATTTTTTACTCATAGATACTCCTATACATTATATTTTGATATTTTATTAAAAAATCTATCATAAATTATTAATAGTATAAAACTTATTCCAGATAATACAACATTGATACACATTGAGATTGGTCTTTGCATTAAATCTGAACTAGAATAACTCAGATATGCTTGAACTGGTAATGCTTTTGGAGTTGATGCACCTATTAAAAAAGGTACTTCAAAAGAACCAAATGAAAAGGCAAAAATTATTATAAATGAAGAAATTATTGTAGGCATAGCAAGCGGCAACACTATATATCTAAACGTTTGAAGTTTACTTGCACCTAAATTTATAGACACTTGTTGTAGATTATCATTTATATTTTTCAATATATTATAAACCATTAGTGTTATATATGGTATTCCTTTCCACAAATAAACTGAAATTATCCCTATTCCATTTTTATCAGAAACCATTGGTATAAATTCAGATGAATCCTTTATTATATTGAAAAAATAAAATACTCTTGAAACTATACCTGTTTGAGAAAATATTATAAATACCAATAATACAGCTATTATATGTGGAACTACTAGCGGAACATTTAGAATCATATATCTAACTTTAGAAAATTTATTTTGAGACATTATATATGCTAAAAGTATACCTATAATAATAGCCAAAATTGATGACACTAAAGAAATCTTCAAACTAAAGATAAGAGATTCTAAAAAATTAGAATCTCTAAAAATTTCTCTATAATAATTTAATGTAATTTGCTCAAGACCAATCTGAGGAAAAAATCCTAGACTTTGTGAGATGCAATTTATAATTCCTACACCCATTATAAGTATCAGGATGATAGATACAGGTGCTATTAATAAATATGGAATTATTTTATCATTAATTATTTTACTTTTCACTTTCTAGTACCTCTTTAGTCCATATTTTTTCTATTATTGGAACTATTCCCGCTTTTAATTCTGGAACTGAATTTTTTAATACTATAGTTTCACTAAATTTCTTAACATCTTCACCTGGAATCTTCTTCATATCTAAAACAGATGTATCTCCCCAATTTTTAGTTTCTGTCTTAGAGGATTGTGCATCTATACTCATCAAAAAATCTATTAACACTATTGCACCTTCTTTATTTTGAGAATTATCTGGTATAGCAACAAAATGTGTGTTACTTATATTTCCTTTTTCAAATTCTATTGCTTTTGTAGATTTGCTAAACTCTCCACTTTCTATCCTTCCTAATAATACATTTGGAGCATAAGTCATTGTAAAATAGGTTTCATTATCTGAATACATATTATCTAACTGAGAAGATGTCGCAGGATAAGTTTTACCTTTATTCCATAAGTATGGTTTTATTTCTTTAAGATACTCCATAGCGGGTTGTATGACTTGTTTTACTTTAGCTTCATCTTCTGGTAAATTTTTTACTTTATCATATCCTACTACATCATATATTATATTTCTGACAAATGCACTTCCTGTAAAATCTGGTGGGGCTGGATAGGTAAATTTTCCAGGATTAGATACAATTACTTTTTTTAGTGTTTTTGCATCAGTTATTTTTGTATTAAT
This region includes:
- a CDS encoding ABC transporter substrate-binding protein yields the protein MKKRILTILLCLGLVFGLIGCSNNDKKEEPQKDILKSSNEEILKSAKGTTVNFYGYGGNEVMNKWFDSYVIPKMKEDYDITVKRVGIDIENILNKLLSEKQAGNAKGTIDVVWINGENFKTAKENKLLFGPFVEKLSNYEKYVDSSSEDITTDFGVKVEGMEAPWGKSQFAVVTDTSKINTKITDAKTLKKVIVSNPGKFTYPAPPDFTGSAFVRNIIYDVVGYDKVKNLPEDEAKVKQVIQPAMEYLKEIKPYLWNKGKTYPATSSQLDNMYSDNETYFTMTYAPNVLLGRIESGEFSKSTKAIEFEKGNISNTHFVAIPDNSQNKEGAIVLIDFLMSIDAQSSKTETKNWGDTSVLDMKKIPGEDVKKFSETIVLKNSVPELKAGIVPIIEKIWTKEVLESEK
- a CDS encoding ABC transporter permease subunit; this translates as MNDKIIPYLLIAPVSIILILIMGVGIINCISQSLGFFPQIGLEQITLNYYREIFRDSNFLESLIFSLKISLVSSILAIIIGILLAYIMSQNKFSKVRYMILNVPLVVPHIIAVLLVFIIFSQTGIVSRVFYFFNIIKDSSEFIPMVSDKNGIGIISVYLWKGIPYITLMVYNILKNINDNLQQVSINLGASKLQTFRYIVLPLAMPTIISSFIIIFAFSFGSFEVPFLIGASTPKALPVQAYLSYSSSDLMQRPISMCINVVLSGISFILLIIYDRFFNKISKYNV
- a CDS encoding ABC transporter ATP-binding protein, which codes for MSSVKLINLCKSFNKIKVLNNMNLDIKEGEIVSLLGPSGCGKSTTLKLIAGILHPDCGDILLNNESVLDIPIGKRDTVIVFQDYLLFPHMTLYENIEFGLKMKKINKNIRKSRVNELINLVKLKGYENKYPNELSGGQQQRVAIARSLAINPKVLLLDEPFSNLDINLRNEMREFVLGLQKHLKITTILVTHDKEEALMMSDRIAVMLNGEVKQFDTPDNLYENPKSKEVANIFGEKNYLIGNIRNGEFVNDIISIKLDKYKNINIDNVELMIPKESIILKTIDNDVGRQGSILKKRYAGDKVYYDVDIDGTVLKASSNNNLYEINEKVDVFMEQRKILFFPVEL
- a CDS encoding rhodanese-like domain-containing protein, encoding MKFSKRFKVLAIGLTLVLTLGSVVGCDSKESEKPKESSQSQDKASYKEATGEEAVKMMKKNKELLILDVRGAEDYAKGHIINGINISVDDLEDKLSDLEGYKDKTILAYCNSGKKSAKAAEILVKNGFKDVYNVEGVKDFDYELVTYNDITAPEMLKLISENKDSIVIDARKSKEFETGHLKEAINIPLEDTEKKMGELDKNKDIILYCRTGNRSGQAAKILSENGFTKVYNSVDGVDEYDFDLVK
- a CDS encoding ABC transporter permease subunit — encoded protein: MSKKFNIILNIMFVVIIAPIILLSIWGVVNTWPFPNLLPKEFSLRGFRYILDINNLNIILRSIIISITVVLVTILLSIPASKALALYDFKGKRFCELLILSPIIIPLISVAMGIHIAFIRIGLANNILGVIIINILPCIPYSVRIITDVYKLIGDNLEIQAKVLGASRFNTFRYVTFPLILPGILGASSMSFIISFSQYFLTLLIGGGSVITYPMIMFPYIQSGDRTIASLYSMLFLIISLFILIIIEYNVKKNYKHIQNTRLF